GCCCATACCCCAACTTTGACAATATTGGTGGCGCAGTTTTTTATATTCTTGACGATGTTGGTGAAATACTAAATATTGAGGTTCATATACCAGTGGGTAGCCTGCCCGAATTACTCGATAAAAAATATCTAAGTCACCGCCGCCTGGAAGAGGGAATCCTGTATCAAGAGCCTCATCGAATCCGCCTAATTTCTGTAAAACCTCTCGGCGAAATGCCATATTACATCCATTTCCAAACATTCCGGCTCCGCAAGGGTACATGTAATAGCCAGGTAAGGTTTGTCCATAACGGATTTTCTCAAAACCATTACGAAAGCCCCCATTTTGTTCTGCTAGAATTTGCGCTTTTGTGGTCAATTCGTAAGGTAAAACTTGTCCTGTGAAAGCAGCTGCATCTGGATTTTCTACCCATGCTTCCATCAGTCCATCCAGCCATCTCCGGTCTACCGTTACATCATCATCAACAAAGGCTAAAATTTCGCTAGTTGCTTCGTGCAAAGCTCGATTGCGAGCAAAGTCTAAACCTGGTTTAGGTTCTCGAACGTAGCGCACACTTGGCAGTGAGGCGACCAATTCTTGGGTTTGTTCATTAGTAGGAGCATTATCAATAACTAAAATTTCAAAGCAATAAGAAGCTCTTGATATAGGCTGTTTTAAGTTCAGTAAAGATTTTAAGCAGCGAGCCAGGTTTTTAGGACGATCCTTAGTACAGATAGCAACTGTTAGTGAGGGCAAATGAGTCGCAGTCGCAGGAGAAACTAGTTCTTCTCGGATACTTTCCTGAAGTAGTTTTGTTCCGACTTCTCGGCTGATTAATTGAGCTAATTCTTCAGGGGTAAGCACACTTTTTGCTGGTAGTGCTTTCATCAAAAAGCCAATTAGTCTATCTTTGCGCCGCAGGATCAAAGCGATACCTGTATCGCTCTCAGGAACGCAGATGGTAGGTAGGGGTTGTGTAACTTCGATTTCAGTAATGGTATAGGGCATATGAGACACACTTGGTCTTAAGTCAGCACACTGCGGTATTGCAGGTGGTAGAGTTTGGCAAACATGCCATTGAGTTTTAACAAATGCTGTAAGTTACCTTGTTCGACGACTCGTCCCTCATCCAACACCACAATCTGATCGGCTTGTTCTATCGTCGATAAGCGATGGGCGATCGCAATTACTGTACGATCCTGACTAAAGGTGTTGATTGCCTTCTGAATTAGATGCTCCGAGACACTATCAAGCGCATTAGTAGCTTCATCTAAAATCAGAATTTCTGGGTTGCGTAAAATGGCACGCGCTAAGGCAATACGCTGTCGCTGTCCGCCTGAAAGGCGAATCCCCTGATCCCCTACTTGGGTATCGTAGCCTTGAGGTAGATTGCTGATAAATTCCTGGGCATGGGCTTGTCTAGCTGCTGCTATAATTTCGGCTTCTGTCGCCTCTAATCGACCATAAGCGATGTTCTCCCGCACAGTTGCATTGAAAATATGAATATCCTGACTAACAATGGCAATGCGGCTACGCCAGTCAGTAAGATTAAGCTGACGCAACGGGCAATCATCTACATAAATCTCTCCCTCCGTAACGTCGTAGAATCGGCAGATTAGGCTAATCAGTGTGGATTTACCTGCACCTGAAGAACCCACTAAGGCAGTAGTTTTAGCTCGTGGAATTTGGATGGAAACGTTACGCAATGCAGATTTATCCAGGGGGTTGTAGCAAAAGGAAACAGATTCAAAATAAATGGCTTGCTTCAGACCTTTGAAGGAAGTTCGACCAGAGCGAATATATGGTTTATCTGAACAGTCTAGAAAGGACATGACATCCTCTACAGAAGGTATCAAAGCATTCAGACCAACTCGGGCACTATCTAACTGCTTCACCTTGGGTTGTAGACGATAGAGAATAAAGATAAAAGTTAGCAAGGTCGGTAGGGTAGCTCGGTCTTGAAGAAGTGCGATGACTAGAATGCATAGCAGTAGAGCAGCAGAGAGAACTTCAGACAGCGGCTCTATAGTCGCGTAAAGCTGATCGAGCTTCATAGAAGTATTACGCACCTGCGCTGATGCTTGGTCAAAACGCTTCTGCTCGTAAGATTCTTGACCAAAAGCCCGAATGAGCCTCATACCATAAAACCCTTCGAGCATTCGGTTGGCAAGATGATCATTCGCTTGCACTGCCTGTTTCCCCAGCTGCTTTGCTTGGCGTGACACTTGCTGGATACTGAACGAAATTAGTATCAGGGCTACTGCAACCAATAAAGTTAGTTGCCAAGAGACAAGCAGTAGCAGCATGACAAAAACAAAAATTGTACAGGTACTGATAACGAGGTCAACCAAGAGTGACAGGGCATCACAGGCTCGCCAGGTTTCAGTGGCTAGTGTGTTCAGCAGTTTACCTGATTGATTAGAATCTAAAAAGCTGTAGCTTACTTTCAGTAGTTGCTTAAAAACACTGGAGCGTAATCGATAACTAATATGTGAGTAGAGCCAAGAAAAAAGAATCGCATTGCTGTAGGAAAGGCAATTTTTGAGAAGAACACTACTGAATATGCCTAAGGGAATAATTAAAAGACGATGATTGGACGGAACGTAAATAAATAATTGATTGAGAAAATTTAATAATAAATTGCTGCTGACTGATTGAGAAGTTGTTTGCTCCAAACTTTGAAGAAAAGGGATAAATAAACTAATTCCCAATCCTTCCGACAGAGAAGACAATAGCCCTAAGATGATGATTAATGGAATTACCCAAGGATAAGGCTTGAGCAGTGGTAGCAGTTGTCTAATTGTCTGTGCCTCTTTCATTGAGAATAACCTTCCGTATGAGGTGGAAGGGAATTAATTTGTTCCACTATATACAAATGCTGTTTAGCAACTCAGATATCTTTGCTGAATGAAAGTATTGAGCTTGGTATCTTGTAGAATTTGCTTTTACGCATTTCTTGAGAGCTTATAGCTGGTGGTAATTCTTAACCTCTGCTAGGTACAAGATAGCCACTCACTCTGGTGATTCGCCAATGATGTTGCAAATACTTACCTATAAGAGACTTTGCAACTTGCTCGCTTCTCTCGAGGCTATCACTGTGAAAATACTTATTTTTTTTCAGTCTTCATAACTGTTTTTTAGCTTTATTCATTTTCTTTAACTTTCACCTACTTTAGTTTAAGTATGCAAATGACCTGTTTGCGATCGCGTATATGAATAGGTATAAGTTATCTGACTACAGTACAAAAACTCGTAAAAGTAGATCTGCAAGACCAATCATTAATGGATCATTACTTATTTAGCACTACCCACAGCCAGGTCATAGCAACATGATCGTAAAATCACCAAACTAAAATTCACCTGTGCAGAATTTACTGAATTATACTGAAGTACTTCAAGTGACAACGAAAATATAATTTAATCACTAGTTCACAGAAACTAACTTTTGTGAGCATACCCTAGTTGTTTTCAAGTAATGTTAGAAATTATGTACATTATTTGTTGCTCAGGAATAAAGAAGCTTCTATTGCCTAGCAAAAGTGCACTTGTTCTGAGTATAACGGTTGGTATTGGTGTTGGAAATTATTCAACAATAGCTGCTAACAAAACCGCTAACTTTAACTCCAATATCGGTACTAGTGATAGTACCATCCTTGCTACCAATAAGCTACGTCCTACACGGAATAAGTGGCTGTGGCCTTTTGCATCCACATCTCCTTGGAATATGCCTATTGGCTCAAACGCACGCTACGTGCCAGCAAACATTCAGAAGGCAGAATGGGTATCGGCGGATGTGGAATACTTGTATAAGCTCAAAGCTGACAATCCTGTGCGGTCGGTCTATATCCCTGGCGCCTGGGGACCCGGACGTTGCACGGGAACTTCCCCTCAAGGAACGCTACAGCTTCCTGATGATCTAATCGTTCCAGATGCTACTAGATACAGTACGCCTAACAATGCGGCTGCTTTCCTCTTACCTGATGGGAAAACGCTCGTACAGCTTAACCCGCTTACACGTTGTACTGCGGGAGGAAATGTGTACGGATGGCGTACTGAGGACGTCAGTATCTACGGAGATGGGTTACGTGGAGGTCGCGGAGGATCTGGTCTTTCAAGTATCGGTGGCTCAATTCGTCTAGGCGAACTCACGGGTACTAAACCTATTCGTCATGCATTGAAAATAAACCTTTGGGCAAACAAATATTTACACTATTCCTCATCTAATCCAGGATATCGCTGGCCAGCAGATCGCGCTGATAGCTATGCTGCCCAGCACTACAAAGGTACTAATCCTAAACTTGTGATGGGGACACTGCTAGCAATCCCACCAAATGTGACAAGAGCAAGCCTTGGTCTTCAGACACCCGCTGGACGAAAACTCTTCCACGCACTCCAAAATTATGGAGGTTACGTTGTTGATGATTCTGCTGGGGATGCACACTACTTATCGATGGAAAAGGGAGTCTTGGAGGAGTTCCGTGCTACCTTTGGCTATGAATTTTATGGTACAAGTGGAACTTTTTACAACGACCTTACGAAGCTGTTCAAAGCGCTTTACATCATTGACAATAATGGACCAAATAGTGTCGGAGGCGGTGGTACACCACGAGTTTCTATGGCACCGCCAATCGGAAATTGAGACGCATATAGCTGATCAGGATGAGTATAAAAAGGCTGGGCGTGACCAGCGATTGACCACCTTAAGAATATTACTCTAGGTTATATCTTGCACCAAGCCTTGCGAATGGAATTCGCGGCTATACAAACTCTTTCCGCCGGCGCGGACTAACGAAAAATCGAGGTGTTTGTAACCTGCCTACGCAGGTTTTGTCTGATTAGCTGCGGTTGAAACCGCTAAGTGCAAGATGTGAATCTAGTAAATCTTGTGAAAGCCTAGCCAACTTAGAATTTTGGTGACGAGCGCAGCTTTCAAGGTGAGAGATTTACTTAGCAACGCCTGCTTCAAAAACAAACTTTGGAATACGTAGTGTGTCTAAGTATTTTTGGCAGACAGATTCTAGATTAAATTGGTCTAGCCAACCTGCATCAACAGGCTTGGAGCTACCAGATAATACACTCAAAATTGCCTCGGCCATAGCTTTGCTATCACCTACTGGTACTAGCCATCCATACTTGCCATTAGCAAGAACCTCAGCAGGACCACTTTGGCAATCAGTAGAGATTACAGGTGTTCCCACAGCCATAGCTTCAACAATTACGTTACCAAAACCCTCCCAAGCTGAAGACAAAGCTAGCACCTTTGCTTTAGCCATATAAGAATATGGATTTTGCACAAAGCCAAGCATAGTTACATCATTTTCTAAACCTAATTTAGCTATTAGGTTATTGAGATTCTGCTGCTCGCTTCCTTGTCCTAAAATCATTAGCCGGCATGGGCGTACTTTTCGTACCTGAGCAAAAGCTTGAATCAGCATAGGAAAGTCTTTTTGTGGCACTAATCTGCCCACTCCTATGATGACTGGCGGCTCTCCAGGTTTAAACCAAGAGTGCTCTACAGATTCTTGAGATTTTTTACCCAAATTAGGAGTCACTATTGGGTTATAAATAACCTCTATACGCTTCTTTGGCATACCAGTAATTTGTACTAAATCTGCAGCTACGCCTTGTGATACAGCTATAATCTTATGAGCCCAAGGATACAATAGCTTGGCAAAAAGAGGTGCACGGTGAACTCTGCCTGTTGACATTTTTGCATCTAACGAAAGGTTACTGTCTTCACGCACAACAATCTGCGTAGAGGAAAATGTAAGTAATTTTGCTACCAAAGCAGCTTCGATACATGGATGCAAACTGACAACCATGATCGAAGGTTTCTCATTTCTCAGGTAACGCATTAGTTGAGGAATACCGTGTCGAAATGGCTTTGGTGCATTCAAGTCAACGATTCTGACTTCTGATGGAACTTGTGGCAAGTAAGGTCCTGTGACGCTGTTAAGCACGAGATCGATTTTCAATCCTTGCCGGATAAAGTATTGCATCAAGTTGACTAAAACTCGCTCTGCCCCGCCACCATGAAGCTGATATATGTAAAACGCAACGTGAGTTTGATTTTTATGCATAGTAGAGTGTTGAAGTTAAATTAAGTTATAAAGGTGAATATAATACGCCTTTTGCCTAACACAATTCTTTTGCTTAAACGAGATATGAACAACTAACTTTAGGCAAATTTATAGTTCTAAATCAGTTATTTAAAGTTTTTCTATTGTTCAAAATAATGTTTTATAATTTCAATTTCTTATAAAAATTTGGCAGTAAAGTAAATCTACTAAATACTAGTTTAATTGCCAATATATTAAATATAACTGAAAGCAAAATATGAATCATCAGTGCCGTTAGAGATAACCAAAATATACCCCATCTCACTGAGATTAGTAAGAATGCTATAAAGATTACAGTATAGATGACATCGTAGGAGAGAGTAATGCGAGTTTTATCCACTGCATTTAAGAGCATAGAAGAAGCATCCTTAAAGGTACGAGGAATAACAGACAGACAAACCAATATCAACACAGGAATTGCTGCTGTCCACTTTTGACCAAAGATAATTGGCACGTAAATTGGTGCTAAAACTGACTGTAAAATCACAAGTGAGACTATAAATGTAGCAATTGTTTTTACACTTTTAAAATAGCGCTCCTTCAAATATTCATAGTTATTGCGTACAGCACAAATGTGAGGGTATAAAGCCAAAGTAAAGTTATAGGATATGTTCATTGTAATTCCAGAACCAGCATTGAAGGCGAAATAGTAAAGTCCTAATTCATTAATACCTAAAAACTTTCCAACTATTAAATAATCTAAGTGCATTCTTAGCTTATTTAATAAGTCAATGCCGATCAAATCTTTGCCAAATTTTACGATTTCTTGCCACTGTTTAAAAGTGAGATGTTTAGGAGGTCGCCAAGGATGATTTCTCCAGTTGATAATAATCCATACTGGAGTGGATAGCAGCATAGCCCAAACTATAGCCCAGACTCCCATACCCAAAAGAGCGAAAGTGACAATAATAATATTGCTAATTAATGCTTGAGTTGCATTACATATTGCTGTAACCTTTAATCGGTTTTCACGTTCTACTAGAGCAGAATTTACCAAAAATAAAGGAAACATTATATAGACTAAGGCAATAGTGCAGAGAGGCAAAACAAGATTACTATTGTTATAAAAGTAGGCAATAGGAAAAGCCGCAAGGCACTGAATCACAAAAATTGAGATACACAGAATCCAATTCAACCAGTAGGATGTATCTGATACAGTTTTGACATCCTCTTCCTTAGTCTGAATAATCTTGGCTCCTATACCATGTCTGAGGGTGAAGACAGTAGCAAATTCATAAATTGTGTAAATCACTGCCGTTAGTCCGTAATCTTCGGTACTGAACGTACGAGCTAGGGTAACTGTTGTTCCTAAGCGAAAGATCCGATTGACTAGCTCTGCTCCACCCAGCCAGCCAACATTACGAATAAATTCTCCGGATAATATCTGCTTTAGCCTATTGACTACCATTAGGAAAAATTAGTACTGTTACTTCTTTGTCTGTATTGGGTCAAGAGAACATTACGTAGTTGTTGGCCAATTACTTCAGGTGAAAAGCAACTCTCAGCACGGTAGCGAGCATGTTGACCTAACTCTCGACTCCAAGCTTCATCGTCCAAAACTCGACCAATTGCTGATGCTAGTGCTGTAGCATCACCACGCGGGACGACTATTCCACCAGCAGCCTCATCCCCTGCCAAAATGTCGGGTACGCCAGGAGCGTCAGCAGCTACCACAGGCAAGCCACAGGACATGGCTTCGATTGGCGCGACAGGAAAACCTTCTTGTCGAGATGGGAGAGTATAAACATCGGCTGCGCAGAGGTATTGCTGAATTATGGTGCGATCGCTGACAAACTCGTTTAGCCATTGCACGCCCTTTAACTGCATGGTGCTAAGGTGCTGGCGAAATTGATTAGCATCACTACCTGTTCCCACTAGTAGCAGGCGCAAGTCTTTATCGGGGCGACTGTCGCAAATTTGTTTCCAAGCCTTCAACAAAATATCTAGTCCTTTGCGCTCGATCTCAACTCGTCCGTGCCACACAACAACCTTAGCGTCAAGGGGAATATCAAGTTCTGCCCGTGCTTTGCTGCGGTCAATAGCTTGCCATGATGCTAAATCTAGTGGGTTGAAAATTTGAGCTATTTTGCTAGACGATATGCCGTAACGCGCGCGCACTCGCTCAATCTCAGTTTTGGTTGGGATAATTACACTCGTGCATAAACGAAACGATAGATATCGCAGCGGCACTTCAACAAAGCTATGAGTTTGAGCGCTTCCTTGAAAAGTTGCGAACACTGGTAGGCGCATCAACTGCCCCAAAAGCACACAAGTGTCAAAGCGAGCATATTCATATTCTTGACATAGGATAGCTTGACAGTTCTCGCGCTCTAGTTCGCGTGCTAATACAGCTAGTGGCGTTGATAAGTAAGTTCCCAGGCTCTTAGCTAGTTCCTTAATAATTGTCAGGAACGAATGGCGGGTCTGATTTTCATCCTGAATATCCTTAAAGGATGGAGCCTCGCTTCCTCCGTAAGCATTCAGCGACTTACGCCGTACAGCACGGTAGGCATGATAAATCTTAGCAGCAGGCAGCACGCAAATCTTGGTTCCAGTAGGCAGATGAATAAAGCGTGATGGTTGGTCAATCCGCGCTGAAATGCAAAACAGTACTGTCCGTACTCCGCTTTGTTTTAAAGCATTAACGTAGCCAAACATCCAGCTACCGACAAATTCTTTACAGAAAGTCTCGAATGAAATGTTGATGCTATCTAAAAAATCATCAATCAGATCGTAACAGTGGAGTAAAGCGATCGCTGGTTCTGGAGAACTATTAGCATCAGAAAGTCGGACTGTAGGTTCATGTATATCGCTTTGCTCAGTTTGCTCTAATGTAGAACGTTTTTTCATCATTAAACTCTAGGAGCGCTAATAGTAATTTGTTTTCTCACCCAATACAAGAAATAATTAGCAACTTGTGGTGGAAAAATTCGTTTCAACAACAATTTGAATGCTAATTTTTGGATTGTTTTATCTAGTAAAGTTGCAGGTTGTATGCGAATTGCTGATAATAAGTGTTGCTGAGCTTGGCTAATTGCACCGCTATCAGTGCGATGTTGTAAATATAAGCTGGCAGAATACTTATGAAAGTTAGTGAGGGTATAGCGTTTAAGATATTGCAGTTCTGGAGGAGCTGCTTGATATGCTTTTTCCATTGCAACTATAGCTTCTTTTTTCATCACCTCAACTTTAGATGACATCGAGCTAGGAGAGCGACGATAGAAAATTTGCTGCTTAGGCACGACAATAAAGTGCCAACGAGCAGCTAGCCGTAACCAATAGTCCCAGTCTGCACAGCCAGCACAAGCAGGATCGAACTTTCCTACCGAATCAATTGCTTGCCTGCGAATCAATGTATTTGAGCCACTGTGAACAAAATCACTGACTAACAGCTTTTCATAAACATTACCCGTAAAAGAATATGGGGGTGATGGGCGAAACGATAAAGCTTCTCCCTGTTCGTCCACGTCCATGAAACAAGTCCAGCTATAAGCAACACCTACTTGTGGATTCTTCTCTAGGGCTGCTACTTGTAAC
The DNA window shown above is from Gloeocapsopsis sp. IPPAS B-1203 and carries:
- a CDS encoding glycosyltransferase encodes the protein MPYTITEIEVTQPLPTICVPESDTGIALILRRKDRLIGFLMKALPAKSVLTPEELAQLISREVGTKLLQESIREELVSPATATHLPSLTVAICTKDRPKNLARCLKSLLNLKQPISRASYCFEILVIDNAPTNEQTQELVASLPSVRYVREPKPGLDFARNRALHEATSEILAFVDDDVTVDRRWLDGLMEAWVENPDAAAFTGQVLPYELTTKAQILAEQNGGFRNGFEKIRYGQTLPGYYMYPCGAGMFGNGCNMAFRREVLQKLGGFDEALDTGFPLPGGGDLDIFYRVIRAGYPLVYEPQYLVFHQHRQEYKKLRHQYCQSWGMGFMAFVVKSYQSDPSQRSKLRRIVGWWFKDQLRRLLKSLVGRYILPPDIVLAELWGGVVGLLGEYSRSLARIEQIRRQCS
- a CDS encoding ABC transporter ATP-binding protein translates to MKEAQTIRQLLPLLKPYPWVIPLIIILGLLSSLSEGLGISLFIPFLQSLEQTTSQSVSSNLLLNFLNQLFIYVPSNHRLLIIPLGIFSSVLLKNCLSYSNAILFSWLYSHISYRLRSSVFKQLLKVSYSFLDSNQSGKLLNTLATETWRACDALSLLVDLVISTCTIFVFVMLLLLVSWQLTLLVAVALILISFSIQQVSRQAKQLGKQAVQANDHLANRMLEGFYGMRLIRAFGQESYEQKRFDQASAQVRNTSMKLDQLYATIEPLSEVLSAALLLCILVIALLQDRATLPTLLTFIFILYRLQPKVKQLDSARVGLNALIPSVEDVMSFLDCSDKPYIRSGRTSFKGLKQAIYFESVSFCYNPLDKSALRNVSIQIPRAKTTALVGSSGAGKSTLISLICRFYDVTEGEIYVDDCPLRQLNLTDWRSRIAIVSQDIHIFNATVRENIAYGRLEATEAEIIAAARQAHAQEFISNLPQGYDTQVGDQGIRLSGGQRQRIALARAILRNPEILILDEATNALDSVSEHLIQKAINTFSQDRTVIAIAHRLSTIEQADQIVVLDEGRVVEQGNLQHLLKLNGMFAKLYHLQYRSVLT
- a CDS encoding glycosyltransferase; translation: MHKNQTHVAFYIYQLHGGGAERVLVNLMQYFIRQGLKIDLVLNSVTGPYLPQVPSEVRIVDLNAPKPFRHGIPQLMRYLRNEKPSIMVVSLHPCIEAALVAKLLTFSSTQIVVREDSNLSLDAKMSTGRVHRAPLFAKLLYPWAHKIIAVSQGVAADLVQITGMPKKRIEVIYNPIVTPNLGKKSQESVEHSWFKPGEPPVIIGVGRLVPQKDFPMLIQAFAQVRKVRPCRLMILGQGSEQQNLNNLIAKLGLENDVTMLGFVQNPYSYMAKAKVLALSSAWEGFGNVIVEAMAVGTPVISTDCQSGPAEVLANGKYGWLVPVGDSKAMAEAILSVLSGSSKPVDAGWLDQFNLESVCQKYLDTLRIPKFVFEAGVAK
- a CDS encoding lipopolysaccharide biosynthesis protein, whose amino-acid sequence is MVVNRLKQILSGEFIRNVGWLGGAELVNRIFRLGTTVTLARTFSTEDYGLTAVIYTIYEFATVFTLRHGIGAKIIQTKEEDVKTVSDTSYWLNWILCISIFVIQCLAAFPIAYFYNNSNLVLPLCTIALVYIMFPLFLVNSALVERENRLKVTAICNATQALISNIIIVTFALLGMGVWAIVWAMLLSTPVWIIINWRNHPWRPPKHLTFKQWQEIVKFGKDLIGIDLLNKLRMHLDYLIVGKFLGINELGLYYFAFNAGSGITMNISYNFTLALYPHICAVRNNYEYLKERYFKSVKTIATFIVSLVILQSVLAPIYVPIIFGQKWTAAIPVLILVCLSVIPRTFKDASSMLLNAVDKTRITLSYDVIYTVIFIAFLLISVRWGIFWLSLTALMIHILLSVIFNILAIKLVFSRFTLLPNFYKKLKL
- a CDS encoding glycosyltransferase family 4 protein, whose amino-acid sequence is MMKKRSTLEQTEQSDIHEPTVRLSDANSSPEPAIALLHCYDLIDDFLDSINISFETFCKEFVGSWMFGYVNALKQSGVRTVLFCISARIDQPSRFIHLPTGTKICVLPAAKIYHAYRAVRRKSLNAYGGSEAPSFKDIQDENQTRHSFLTIIKELAKSLGTYLSTPLAVLARELERENCQAILCQEYEYARFDTCVLLGQLMRLPVFATFQGSAQTHSFVEVPLRYLSFRLCTSVIIPTKTEIERVRARYGISSSKIAQIFNPLDLASWQAIDRSKARAELDIPLDAKVVVWHGRVEIERKGLDILLKAWKQICDSRPDKDLRLLLVGTGSDANQFRQHLSTMQLKGVQWLNEFVSDRTIIQQYLCAADVYTLPSRQEGFPVAPIEAMSCGLPVVAADAPGVPDILAGDEAAGGIVVPRGDATALASAIGRVLDDEAWSRELGQHARYRAESCFSPEVIGQQLRNVLLTQYRQRSNSTNFS
- a CDS encoding glycosyltransferase, which gives rise to MTLISVIIPAYNAEQTIRKTIATVQQQTFQDFELIVINDGSKDRTLELVQSIKDDRLKVFSYENSGVCIARNRGISNAIGEFIAFLDADDLWTPDKLELQVAALEKNPQVGVAYSWTCFMDVDEQGEALSFRPSPPYSFTGNVYEKLLVSDFVHSGSNTLIRRQAIDSVGKFDPACAGCADWDYWLRLAARWHFIVVPKQQIFYRRSPSSMSSKVEVMKKEAIVAMEKAYQAAPPELQYLKRYTLTNFHKYSASLYLQHRTDSGAISQAQQHLLSAIRIQPATLLDKTIQKLAFKLLLKRIFPPQVANYFLYWVRKQITISAPRV